In the genome of Cryptomeria japonica chromosome 8, Sugi_1.0, whole genome shotgun sequence, one region contains:
- the LOC131069268 gene encoding blue copper protein 1b-like — MICDPVNAANVFTVGDEKGWTLGFDYQAWAQDKQFHIGDRLVFNYPKGVHNVLVVNGSSFANCVKDPIFTRLESGHDVLEFMGTGNVWFICEVGMHCQNGMKLKITITDQSSPAPAAAPSSEENWHTSSLSSVYHLKPW; from the exons ATGATATGTGACCCCGTTAATGCTGCAAACGTTTTTACAGTGGGCGACGAGAAAGGATGGACACTTGGCTTTGACTACCAGGCGTGGGCACAAGACAAACAATTCCATATTGGAGACAGACTGG TGTTCAACTATCCGAAGGGTGTTCACAACGTACTCGTTGTAAATGGGTCATCATTCGCAAACTGTGTTAAAGATCCCATCTTTACCAGGCTGGAGAGCGGACACGACGTGCTGGAGTTTATGGGAACAGGGAATGTATGGTTCATCTGTGAAGTGGGGATGCATTGCCAAAACGGTATGAAGCTCAAAATAACAATTACCGATCAATCCTCACCTGCACCTGCAGCTGCACCATCTTCAGAAGAAAATTGGCATACTTCTTCTCTATCTTCCGTCTATCACCTAAAGCCTTGGTAA